CTGCAACATTATACTTTAGAGACAATTCCTGAATTTTACTTCCACAAACCCAATCATGATGATTTCCAGAGTAACCATGTAAAAGATAAATAGCCTTCATAGGTCCTTTTTGAGCTTCACTCATTCCTGGTATCTCAATAGCATCTATTGGTAAAAGAGCATTAAAGTTAACAAGTTTTTTTAATGTTTTTGAATAAAAATTTGTTTGTAAAAATGCCATTTTTCATCCTCCTCATTATTTTTTTATTGTGCCTTAATATTTAATGCCTGCGACAGTGCATTTATACACTCACTTCTAGCTCGCCTGCTGATCTTTGCATTATTAAAAATTGAATCAAAGCCATGAAAACATCCTGGATATAAATGAAACTCAACAGGAACGCCAGCCTGAGCTAATCGTGCAACATACTCTAAAGTTTCATCTCTGAAAGGATCCAGTTGCCCTATAAATGTATATACAGGCGGAAGCCCTGTCAAATCCTTAGCTCTGCTCGGAGCAGCATAGCAAGGAATTTGCTCTGAATTATTATTACCTAAATACATTTTCCATGCAATCTCATTAGCTTCTCTATTCCACGCTTTCGGTAAGTTTTCTTCGTTGATTTCATAACTTGAAGGGGTTACATTTCGATCGTCTAGCATTGGATACAAAGGCATCTGAAATGCAATCTTTATTTCACCTCTATCACGAGCCATCAAGGCTAATGCCGCTGTTAAGCCACCTCCAGCGCTAGCTCCTGCAATTGCAATTCTTGAAGCATCTATTTTTAGTTCCTCTGCATTATCAACAGTCCACTTAAGTCCTGCATAACAATCTTCTATTGCCGCCGGATATGGGTGCTCTGGTGCCAACCTATAATCAATTGAAACTACAACACAATTGACTTCCATAACAAAACATTCACATAATCCATCATCTCCGTCAGCATTACCAAGTATATAACCACCACCATGAATCCAAACTACTGCTGGCAATTTTGAATTTTGCCTATTCTTAGGTTCATAAATTTTGACCAATAGCTCTGATTCCTTAATTCTACGAGTGGCTGTGAGTACATTAACAGACTTTTCTATAGGTGGTACCGCGAAGTTCCTCATCTCTTCCAAATTCTTAGTCAAATCAATTTTTTCGTTACTTTGTAATATTGGCAACAATTCTGGCAAAACTTTTTCTTCGTAAGACATAAATCTCCCCCACTTAAATATTTATTTTAAACTCTTCTTTGCATTACGCACAATCAAAAAATAATTAATCTGCATGCTTGCATCTTTGGTCTATTATTTTTTTCATGTTCCTTATTTAAGTTTACAAATATATAAAAGGTTCTTTTGCATCTATAAAATGTACAGATGTTCCTTCCAGCATTGGCTCTAGCCATTCAGCCATATATTTCATACCTGCTTCTTCACTACGCTCATGCCCTAATACTAGCATAGCTTTATTCATACCTAATGCAGCAGCATCACGAATATAAGGACATAAAGTCCACTCTGTAATATCGCCACATATCATGACATCTAAATTTTGTTCTTTCATTAGAATCATAGGCATTTCTTCTACACCAAGTCCTAAACTTCCTCCGCCAACTAGAAATCCTGCTCTTTTACATCTAGTATCTGGAGAACCAACAATTTGAATAACCTCCATTTCTAATTTTTCCTTAAAAAACTCTGCTAACTCTCTTAACGACATCTCTGGTATTTCATAGCAATGTGGAAATTGCAGTCCCTTTATCAAATAATCTTTCCATCCAATTTCTTTTAGTACTCCCTCATAAATTAAATCAAATGGTGCAGCATGCATATGATCGTGAAATCTCCAAATTGCAATACCATGTTCATCAAGAATTTTTTTCTTTTCTAAGTATATTGGATCATCTTTTATCCATTCTATTTTATCCTCACCTGTGTAATAAGTTGGTTCATGAGTGATAACAAAGTTTGCTCCACAATCAATAGCTTGTTTAATTACGTCTACAGTGGCCATGAAAGTAGTTACGACACCTGTTACTTCCATATCAAAACTACCACTTATAAGTTGATCACACGTTTGTTCAAATTTAACCCCACCAAACTTATTCATAATTCTATCAATAATTTCTTTTACTTTCACTACATATTCCTTCTTTCTTATTATCTACAAATTATAGTTATACACATTATATACCGATTACATTGCTATGTCAAACGGTTGATATATATTCTAATTATTAACTTAACTAACAGCATAAAAAACTCTTTAAAAGAGTTGCTTTAAATGTACTAAACTCATTTCCTTTGCAAATTTACTTAGTGAACTTGTATAATTTAGACTTTTAATTCCTCTAGTCAATGCAAGAACTAAAAAATGCATTAATATTAGAAAATACAACTGTTAAATAGGCATACTTCAATGTTAAACAAATGTGTGATAGTAAGGTTTTGTCCTTTAAGACATTTTCATAATTCGAAATATCAATTTAATATATCACCTTTATGTTAATCGATTGACATAAATCTTGAAACCTATTATACTGAAAATACGAAAACTTAAAAGTAAACTTAATCTAAGAAATTACATGTTCATAATCATTCTTGCTCTTAAATTTATTAATAACTATAGTAAGAGAGTCGAATTATGCTATAACCGAAAAAATCAAATATATAATAAGGAGGAAATAAATGTTTCACTTTAATGATACCTTAAATTTTGAAAATAAAGATATTGATGTATTTACAATAGGAGAATTGTTAATAGATATGATCTCTAATGATTATGGTGATGATTTTAATTGTAATAATTATACTAAATATTTTGGAGGCTCACCTGCCAATATCACCATGAATATAAAAAAATTAGGTGGAACTTCTGCTATTGCAGCATGTGTAGGCAAAGATAGTTTTGGTAATTTCCTAATTCAACAGCTAGAAACTAATAATATCAATACTAATTATATTAACAGAGTTGAGTCCTCTACTAGTATGGTAGTTGTTACTAAAAGTAAAACAACTCCTATCCCAATATTTTATCGTGGTGCAGATTACAACTTAGACTATAATGCAAAACTTGATTCAGCATTGAAAAACTCTAAAATAGTTCATTTTTCATGCTGGCCTATATCTCAAAAGAATTCTAGAATTACTATTGAAAAAGTAATTGAAGAAGCTAGAAAAAATCATGTCATTATAGGATTTGATCCAAATTATCATAATCTGATTTGGGAATCTGGACATAATGGAATAGAATATATCAAAAATCTTATAAGCAAAGTTGATATAATCAAACCTTCTGAAGTAGATGCTGAAAGAATCTTTGGACCAGATACACCTGCAAATCAAGTAAAGAAATTTATAAATTTGGGCGCAAAGCTTGTAATAATGACTCTTGGAAAAGATGGTGCCATAGTAACCAATGGTATAGAAACTATTACATTCCAAACTCTGGCAACAGAAATAATTGACACTACTGGTGCTGGAGATGCATTTTGGTCAGGGTTTTATACTGGAATGGTTAAAGGTTATACTTTAAATGACGCCTTAAATCTTGGCTTTGGAGTAAGTGCTTTCAATCTAAAATATGTAGGTGCTATTGTCAATTTACCTACTATTCAAGAAATTAAAAACATTTATAATATATAAACATATAGGAGGATTTTAAAATGGCAATTAAAAATCAAGTACAACTTATTACTTATCCTGATTCTCTTGGTGGAGATTTAAAGACTCTTAATAACATACTTTTAAAATATTTTTCTGATATATTTAAAGGCGGCGTTCATATACTTCCTCCATTCCCTTCTTCAGGAGACAGAGGCTTTGCACCATTAACTTACTTTGAAATTGACCCTAAATTCGGTACTTGGGAAGATATTAGACACATTGGTGAAAATTTTGATGTTCTTTTAGACTTAATGGTAAACCATATTTCCAAAGAATCCGAATTTTTTCAGGACTTCTTAGAACACGGAAAAAAATCAGAATATGCTGATCTTTTCCTCACATTAGATAAAATTTGGAGTGATGGAAAGCCTGTTCAAGAAGATATTTCTAAGATGTTCTTACGAAGAAGACAACCTTATTCAACTTTCACTATAAGCGAAACTGGTGAAGAGGAAACTGTTTGGACTACTTTTGGAAAAGAAGATCCTTCTGAGCAAATAGACTTTGATATTAATTCACCAAAAGTTAAGGAATTATTAAAAGATTTTCTTACAAACTTCAGCAAACAAAATGTCAAAATAGTTAGATTAGATGCTGTTGGATATGTAATTAAAAAATTAGGAACCAGCTGCTTTTTCATTGAACCAGAAATTTATAAGTTTATTGACTGGATTACAGAACTGGCGACTTCTTTAGGACTTGAACTACTTCCTGAAGTTCATGCTCACTACACAACCCAATTTAAGTTAGCAGAACATGGTAGCTGGATATATGATTTTATACTTCCTTATAGAATTCTTGATACATTAATAAATAAATCTAACTCAGAACTTTACAAATATTTAAAAGTTCGTCCTCATAAACAATTTACAATGCTGGACTGCCATGATGGCATTCCTGTTAAGCCTGACTTAGATGACTTAATAAACACTAAAGACGCTAAGAATTTAGTTGATCTCTGTGTGGAAAGAGGTTCAAACTTAAGTCTCATTTACTCTGATGCACATAAAGCTAAAGATGGCTTTGATGTTCATCAAATAAGATGCTCTTATTATTCAGTTTTGAACTGTGATGATGATGCTTATCTTGCTGCAAGAGCGATTCAATTTTTCACCCCTGGTATCCCTCAAGTATACTATGTAGGCTTGTTAGCAGGAAAAAATGATGAAGAGAATGTAAAACTAACTGGTGAAGGCCGTGAAATAAATAGACACAACTTCACATCTATAGAAATTGAACAAGAAGTCCAAAAAGAAGTTGTTCAAAGACTTCTTAAACTTATAAAATTTAGAAATGAATATCCAGCATTTAATGGTGAATTCAATATTGTAAATTCTGAAGATGACGAAATAATTCTCTCATGGAAAAAAGATAAAAAATTCTGTACATTAAACATATGTCTTCAAACAAACAAATCAGTTATTGAATATGTTGATGATAATGGAGATATATTAATATACAATATTTAATGATACAAGTAGCTGTTTATTTAGAATAGCTACTTATATTATTATTGTACTAAAAATCTCATTGGTGTATTATTTAATTGATATGAAAAATAGAAAATGAACAATGCACAATGCAGTATAGTGCGCTTTATTATTTTTCATATTAAATTATAAAATTCATATTTGTAAAGGGTGTTTTTATGGCAACAATTAAAGATGTCGCTAAAATAGCTGGAGTTACAGTTACTACTGTATCCAGAGTTTTAAATGATAGAGGATATATAAGTGATGCTACAAGAAAAAAGGTTCATGATGCTATGGAAGAGCTTGATTATAAGCCAAATGAATTGGCTAGATCTTTATTTAGAAAAAAATCTAATATTATAGGTCTTATAATTCCAAATGTATCACATCCTTTTTTTGCTGAATTAAGTAATTATATAGAATATTATGCTTATAAAGAAGGATACAAAATTTTACTATGCAATTCTTACCAAGATAGCGTCAAAGAAAAAGGTTATATAGAAATGTTAAAAAGAAATCAAGTTGATGGAATCATAATGGGGAGCCACACTTTAGAAACTTCAGAATATATTAATACAAATCTGCCTATTGTAGCAATTGATAGAAACTTATCCGATAAAATTCCATTTATCACGTGTGATAATTACCATGGTGGAGTTTTAGCCACAAACCTGTTAATAAATAAAGGCTGCAAAAAGTTGGCACATATAAGTGGTCCTTTAGAAATAAATACTCCAGTAAATAAACGATATCAAGCCTTCATTGATGTTACTAGAGAAAAAAATATTGAAGGTATTGTTATTGAAGCAAAATTAGATACCTTTGAAGGATATAAGAAAATAGTCTTTAAATTGTTTCAAGATCATCCTGATATAGATGGAATATTTGCCAGCAGTGATATAATAGCTGCTTCAATTATTAACGTTGCTCATTATCTTGGTAAAAAAATAACAGAAGACTTAAAAATAGTAGGTTATGATGACATTAGTACCGCTTCATTAATAGTTCCTACTCTTACTACAATAAAGCAGCCCATTGAATATATGGGAAAATTGGCTATCGAAATTTTAATAAAACAAATGGAAAAAGAGCAGGTAAATTTAGAAAATGTTTTACCTATAAATTTAATAGAGAGAATGACTACTTAAATTGAATTCACTGAGTCAAAAAGTTCATCAATAGATATAAAATCACTAGTACTAAAAATACAATTTTTTAATTTATTCCAGATATTTTCTTGTGTATTCAACACTAGAGAATATTTTGGAGTATTTATTAAGAACAATTCTTCGCTATCAAGTGACAGCTCTTTCCTTAGAACAAAATCTGCTACGTTCAAAAGTTATACCCTCAAGGAGTACAAGGTCCTCAGATTTAATTTGATTGTAATTTCCCCAAAGAATAAGAAAAATTCTCCACAAAGAAGATAATCTCTGTAAATAATACAAAAATTATCTTCTAATCTTTTATTTCCAGTGAGAACTCACCTAATATTAAATTCTTATTTTATTGATTGTGGATAATTAAATATATTAAGTGGATCATACTTTTCATTTATATATTTCAACCTACATGCATTTCCACCATAATATTCTTTTCCATAATTTATTAATGGACTGTACGGAAAATTAACATATACTCCTTCTGTTATCATTTTTATATAATTTAATCTGCTAGCTACCCATTCCTTATTTTCTTCTGTATAAATTGAATTCTCCCATACTGATTGTATACCTATAATATAATTGGAGTCTCTATAATAAAAGGCTGTTTCATGCTTTCCTTTATCCTTTACCGCTCCACCTAATCCATAAAAAGTAACTGCAGCATAAACTGACCCTATAGGTTTTTCTTGAAGAGAAGATGCTAATTTTAATAACTCGTGCTTTGAATATATTCTATTTGCAAATCTACCAGTAGATTTAAATTTTTCACTAGTTGGATATATGGCTTCAATCTTTTTTATAGCATTTAAAAAGGTTGTATATTCAAAGTTAGACTCAGCTCTTGGTACTACCAATAAGGGTTTTAAGATTTCTTTTAATTCTTCTATATCTCCATAAAATAATCCTATAATGAATGCTGCTACACCCTCATCTGCAGAATTATAAAAACTAGCTCTCATATTCACTCTTCTATCTAAGGTTAGATATAAATTTTGAAATATATCCATAATACTTGCTTGTTCTAATGGTGTAGTATTTGGATAATATATTGTAAATTCTGTTACCTTATTTAACTTTGGTGGTAATCTAAAAGTTAATGAGATTACTATTCCAAAGTTTCCTCCTCCACCACCCCTTAATGCCCAAAATAAATCACTATTACAATCTCTATTTGCAATGAGTATCTTACCTCTATAATCTACAAGTTCAAACTCTAATACATTATCAAGACCTAAACCAAATA
The window above is part of the Clostridium saccharoperbutylacetonicum N1-4(HMT) genome. Proteins encoded here:
- a CDS encoding carbohydrate kinase family protein, with translation MFHFNDTLNFENKDIDVFTIGELLIDMISNDYGDDFNCNNYTKYFGGSPANITMNIKKLGGTSAIAACVGKDSFGNFLIQQLETNNINTNYINRVESSTSMVVVTKSKTTPIPIFYRGADYNLDYNAKLDSALKNSKIVHFSCWPISQKNSRITIEKVIEEARKNHVIIGFDPNYHNLIWESGHNGIEYIKNLISKVDIIKPSEVDAERIFGPDTPANQVKKFINLGAKLVIMTLGKDGAIVTNGIETITFQTLATEIIDTTGAGDAFWSGFYTGMVKGYTLNDALNLGFGVSAFNLKYVGAIVNLPTIQEIKNIYNI
- the gtfA gene encoding sucrose phosphorylase, whose protein sequence is MAIKNQVQLITYPDSLGGDLKTLNNILLKYFSDIFKGGVHILPPFPSSGDRGFAPLTYFEIDPKFGTWEDIRHIGENFDVLLDLMVNHISKESEFFQDFLEHGKKSEYADLFLTLDKIWSDGKPVQEDISKMFLRRRQPYSTFTISETGEEETVWTTFGKEDPSEQIDFDINSPKVKELLKDFLTNFSKQNVKIVRLDAVGYVIKKLGTSCFFIEPEIYKFIDWITELATSLGLELLPEVHAHYTTQFKLAEHGSWIYDFILPYRILDTLINKSNSELYKYLKVRPHKQFTMLDCHDGIPVKPDLDDLINTKDAKNLVDLCVERGSNLSLIYSDAHKAKDGFDVHQIRCSYYSVLNCDDDAYLAARAIQFFTPGIPQVYYVGLLAGKNDEENVKLTGEGREINRHNFTSIEIEQEVQKEVVQRLLKLIKFRNEYPAFNGEFNIVNSEDDEIILSWKKDKKFCTLNICLQTNKSVIEYVDDNGDILIYNI
- a CDS encoding alpha/beta hydrolase; protein product: MSYEEKVLPELLPILQSNEKIDLTKNLEEMRNFAVPPIEKSVNVLTATRRIKESELLVKIYEPKNRQNSKLPAVVWIHGGGYILGNADGDDGLCECFVMEVNCVVVSIDYRLAPEHPYPAAIEDCYAGLKWTVDNAEELKIDASRIAIAGASAGGGLTAALALMARDRGEIKIAFQMPLYPMLDDRNVTPSSYEINEENLPKAWNREANEIAWKMYLGNNNSEQIPCYAAPSRAKDLTGLPPVYTFIGQLDPFRDETLEYVARLAQAGVPVEFHLYPGCFHGFDSIFNNAKISRRARSECINALSQALNIKAQ
- a CDS encoding Nif3-like dinuclear metal center hexameric protein, encoding MKVKEIIDRIMNKFGGVKFEQTCDQLISGSFDMEVTGVVTTFMATVDVIKQAIDCGANFVITHEPTYYTGEDKIEWIKDDPIYLEKKKILDEHGIAIWRFHDHMHAAPFDLIYEGVLKEIGWKDYLIKGLQFPHCYEIPEMSLRELAEFFKEKLEMEVIQIVGSPDTRCKRAGFLVGGGSLGLGVEEMPMILMKEQNLDVMICGDITEWTLCPYIRDAAALGMNKAMLVLGHERSEEAGMKYMAEWLEPMLEGTSVHFIDAKEPFIYL
- a CDS encoding FAD-dependent oxidoreductase; protein product: MIEVDRFIVNQNILLQRMIMMELAKDLCFNGEIVTPNDIEYEEDRQVWNRAIQKYPIAILYCTSREDVISALRFCIKKNIKFRIRSGGHNYEGYSIGNNVIVIDVSRMKKIIINELTNTVKIESGVKNSELYEYVGTRGYPFPGGTCPTVGVAAYTLGGGWGVSCRLFGLGLDNVLEFELVDYRGKILIANRDCNSDLFWALRGGGGGNFGIVISLTFRLPPKLNKVTEFTIYYPNTTPLEQASIMDIFQNLYLTLDRRVNMRASFYNSADEGVAAFIIGLFYGDIEELKEILKPLLVVPRAESNFEYTTFLNAIKKIEAIYPTSEKFKSTGRFANRIYSKHELLKLASSLQEKPIGSVYAAVTFYGLGGAVKDKGKHETAFYYRDSNYIIGIQSVWENSIYTEENKEWVASRLNYIKMITEGVYVNFPYSPLINYGKEYYGGNACRLKYINEKYDPLNIFNYPQSIK
- a CDS encoding transposase yields the protein MNVADFVLRKELSLDSEELFLINTPKYSLVLNTQENIWNKLKNCIFSTSDFISIDELFDSVNSI
- a CDS encoding LacI family DNA-binding transcriptional regulator, whose protein sequence is MATIKDVAKIAGVTVTTVSRVLNDRGYISDATRKKVHDAMEELDYKPNELARSLFRKKSNIIGLIIPNVSHPFFAELSNYIEYYAYKEGYKILLCNSYQDSVKEKGYIEMLKRNQVDGIIMGSHTLETSEYINTNLPIVAIDRNLSDKIPFITCDNYHGGVLATNLLINKGCKKLAHISGPLEINTPVNKRYQAFIDVTREKNIEGIVIEAKLDTFEGYKKIVFKLFQDHPDIDGIFASSDIIAASIINVAHYLGKKITEDLKIVGYDDISTASLIVPTLTTIKQPIEYMGKLAIEILIKQMEKEQVNLENVLPINLIERMTT